GGATTATAAAAGCGCATTCCATCAATTTCTTGCATCAAAATAGAATCTTTCAAGCAATTCTTATAAGACAAAAAAGGCAAAAAAGCTGGAATCTTTGGAGCGATTTTGCTCAAAAATTCTATGATTGTATGCGCAGTTTCTGGATTGGTTTTAAAAATAAAAGGACGTAAAGTTTGATAGTTTAGCATTTCCACCTCATTTTTAAAAATTCTGAAATTGTAACATTTTTTGATAAAGTTGCAATAAAGTCTTTTTAAACTTTATTCTTATTACATATCCTCCTCTTGAAGCATTGCACGAGACTCCTCACGCACACAATCCATACCAATGTAAAATTCTTTCATCATAGAAAGAAAGAGGTATTTCCCTTTTTGTGTTGGATAATACGATGTGCCTTTTTTGACAATATTACCGCTCAAACGCAAAAAAGTAACTTCTTTTAGTAAATCTTTCTCTAAATCTGCACCATACAACATTTTAAATCTCTCCTTGTTTGCCTCCCCACCAAAAAGTTCTACCATTAAACGATATTGCAATTGCGATTTTTTAGAATATTTACGCTCTCTTTCTACTCCCATTTGTCCATTTTGGATTTTTTGTGCATAGTTTTTCAAAGAAAAGGTATTCACATACAATGTGCCATCTAAAAAACTAAATGACCCCGAGCCAATCCCAACATATTCGTCATTATTAACTACATATTCATCAAAAATTTCACTGCCTTTATATGAAAATGCCCAACTAGATAAAGGAATGAAATCCGAAGAAAGAGTGTCCAAAATCTGCGCATAAAGTCGTGCTTCATTTTGCAAATCCACTTCCCCGATAGAACGTTTTAAAATACTTTTTACAGAGGGAGAGGACATCAAGGGATAAGTCGTCAGTTGATTCGGTTTTAATTCTTGAATAATTTTTAAATCTCGCGCAAGCATTTCTTGTGTTTGATTAGGAAAATTAAAGATTAAATCCACATTTAAAATAGGTAGAATCCCCAAAGCAGATTCAAGCTTTTGACGCGTTACTTCTCCGCCACCAAACTTCTCATAACGTCCAATCTTGCGTAAGATTCCATCATCAAAGGTTTGTACACCCACAGAAAGCCTATCAATCCTCCCTTTAAATTGCTCTAAAGTCTCTCTTTGCAGATGATTAGGGTCAGACTCACAAGAGACTTCTTGAATATTAAAAAGTGCTTTGGCTAAATCAAGTGTTTTGCACAATTCATCAGGTAAAATAGAAGTTGTCCCACCTCCCACATAAACAGCACTAAAATCATATCCCAAGTCTTTTACCATTTGCATTTCTTTGCGCAAATTCATAAAGTAAATGCGTGCTTTTTCTTCTTGAAACAAAAAACGATTAAAAGAACAATAAGTGCAAAGCGTTGCACAAAATGGTATATGGATATAAAGCAAATAATTTTTACTTTTGACTTTTTGTGGATTAGGCAAAGGAAGTTTAGTCCGCTTGTTTTTTTTTAAATGCAGATAATGCTGCGTCGCATAACGCATAATGTAATTTGCTAACTTTGTTGAAAGATTTTGCTGTATCATTATCAATTCGCACTCTTTTATTTAAAATTCAAAAACAAAATTGGCGATTATAGAAAATAATTTGTAAATAAAAAATAAATTCAAAGAATAAATTTGATTTAAAGAAAGATTTGCCTAAAGCACAAAAGTGCTTTAAACTTATGCCATAATGTCCAATTTATTCACACTTGGCTGTGGAGCTTGTGTAGATTCTACTGGGGCTTGAGTTTGCAAATTTGCTTGTGTATTTTGCATTCCATTGATAAGAGAGCTCATTAGTGCCTCTTCGCTTTGTATTGCCTTTTTTAAAACATTCAAATTACCGCTTGCTACCACAGAACCGCTATCAATTCCTGAAATCATAACAGACTCCTTTCTGTTTATTTTGTATCCTTTTATAAAAAGAACTACGAATTATATATC
The genomic region above belongs to Helicobacter ganmani and contains:
- a CDS encoding coproporphyrinogen III oxidase family protein, encoding MIQQNLSTKLANYIMRYATQHYLHLKKNKRTKLPLPNPQKVKSKNYLLYIHIPFCATLCTYCSFNRFLFQEEKARIYFMNLRKEMQMVKDLGYDFSAVYVGGGTTSILPDELCKTLDLAKALFNIQEVSCESDPNHLQRETLEQFKGRIDRLSVGVQTFDDGILRKIGRYEKFGGGEVTRQKLESALGILPILNVDLIFNFPNQTQEMLARDLKIIQELKPNQLTTYPLMSSPSVKSILKRSIGEVDLQNEARLYAQILDTLSSDFIPLSSWAFSYKGSEIFDEYVVNNDEYVGIGSGSFSFLDGTLYVNTFSLKNYAQKIQNGQMGVERERKYSKKSQLQYRLMVELFGGEANKERFKMLYGADLEKDLLKEVTFLRLSGNIVKKGTSYYPTQKGKYLFLSMMKEFYIGMDCVREESRAMLQEEDM